TAGtccaaataaaactaaaaattaaaaaaaacaaccgcTCACCTGCAAGCAGCTTTATCTGTGTCCAGAACACAGACTCCACCATTTTGACACTTCACATTGAGGCAGACGTCAGGAGTTGTACTGCTGACAGGTGGTGGAGTTGTGGAAGGCAGTGGCTGACTCACGGTCAGATGGGACAcatctgaagagagacagagaaacagatcGAAGCTGAGATATATGGAAACAAAATGAGCTAATGTTAAGATCACATGGATCACATAAAAAGAGTATAGTGTAAAAATTAGTATGCTTGTAGCATCATAAGAATGTTACCTTCCATGGTGAGAAGAAAGATGGCATCTCCCCCCTTGATAAAATCTCTGCTTTTGGCCCTGAGGTGAGTGAGATACACCGGGGTGCCAGCGCCTGGCCCCCTGTAGTACTTTGAACCATCTGTATCCGTGACCTCAACGCCAACCTTTTGAGGATCATCCCAGAATAACTGATCAGAGCCTGTTTAAAAGAGTATGTAAGTACACAGCAAAAATGTTCAACGTTTTCATAttcacatcagctgcacctgttGCCTTCATGTTAGGGTCAGTGGTGACACTTCGCTGGTTGGACATGCGCTTTTGGATGTGAGGGTGCTGGTCCATTAGCATCATGGTCATCTGTTTCCAGGGACACGGCCACGTCTTTCCCGTGTCGCCTTCACGGGCCACCAGATGAGCATAGGCTGACAGCTCACCGGGGTAGCCTTCCTTACCGCTGGGGTACAGTGACATTTGGAAGGTGTAACCCTCTTTAGAGGTGAATGGGGGGCTGAAGATTGGTGTGTTCAGTGGAGTGTTTTCCATAACATGACTGAAGTTTTTCACTCTCCATATAAACTCTGGGCAGGTGGTCTCAGAGAGGTTGATGTCATCCAGGGACAGCCCTCCTGCAGAGGCCCCAGAACCCCCCTTTGTCCCTTCAAAGACTATGCGGAATTTCAGTTTGACGTCTAGACTCACATGGTGCAGCTGCCACAGATTCTGAGGGGACCCTGTTACAGGTaaacaacaaaatgtacatttaaattATGGACACGTGTTATTAGCAACAATTAAATGTTGTAATATTCACCTTCTATGGTTTTAATAAAGCGTAAGGTTCCATTGGGATGAGCTTTGTCGTACTCTCTGACATAAATCTTCAGTGTGTCGCTGGGTTCAGCGCTGTTGTAGTAGAAGAACTGCAGACATTGGTAGCCTCTTTTGGGATAAAGGAGTCTGCTCTCCAGTAGTGCTGTATCTCCAGTCTTGGCTGTGCCAGTGTTAAAGTGCATGAAATATCCCGAGCCTAAAGATACGGATATCACCTGATGAATGATGTTACTTAGAAGTGAgcttaaaggaaaaaaaaaagattatccATCCATTTGTCAATAGATTTGCCTCAAAATTATCACAAACGTACATTACATGATCAacaaattggaaaaaaaacatgtgattttgtgtgtacagtgtgtcatttgaacttagaaagttttacatttttaataaaatgatttGCCTGATATGATAGATCAGGCTTTGGGACTCTCATGCTGCATTTAAGTGCTGGTGAATAACTAGGACATCTGTGTTTCATCTGtgagttatatatatatataactatataatATCAGAGAAGACCTTTCTTTCCTGACCAGTTACAATAGatatatttattaatgtatATACACAGAATACAAATAAGCTAGACATGTATGGCCAGGCAAGGGAACTGTTCATAGTATCAGTGCTAATGATAATGTCTGTTTGCCATTATAAAAAAAGTTGACATAAACAAATGTTACTGGTCCCGGTGATGGTACCACAGTAACAAAGAGAAATCTGTTAAATGAACACACAAAAAGTGCTTGTCACATTGTGGTGTGCACCACACAAAGCACCAAGCCAAGACAGATACTGTTATCTGATGTTAGGGTGTAGCAATGTAATCCCTTCAGAGGATGATCCCTGGGACGTCTAATGTCTGTTAGACCACCATTGTACTTTGTCTCTTGTTGAACATGCACATTTGTGCCCATTCTCAGACATTTTATTCCTTTTACAATAATATAGAACACATGTAATGTGATTTAATAGGGACTATAAGATGTGCATATCCACTGGCTAAGATAGCACTTGATTTGCATCTTAAAATACTCTCTTTATGTATTCATCAGCAGCCATTTTGGATTCCACTAGGAATAGAAGAGACAATTGCTGGGTCCAGTATGTCTTACAGTGTGCATGCAAAATGCAAATCTGTCCTTTGATCATCCTCACCAGTGCATTTGCCCATGTTGGAGTAGTCAGTGTCTGGCCCTCCTGTAGCTCTGGCAAGCCTGACCCAGTCAGCCTGATCTCCATGTCCCTGGATCATGCCGCAGATGTTCTCACGTTCAAAGTCACATGAATCCAGGAAGGTGGAACCCTGAGCTGGGTAAACAGTTCATAAACACATAAGCAGGTGGAGGAGCACTTTGAACTGCAATAAACCATCTTTTTGTCTGTAACACCAAATGTTTTGCTTAGCTACATATTTCCATCTGATTAACAGATAAGCCATCATATCAACAACCTTAAATTAGCTGTAATAAAACATGGGATTAAACTGCTTACTGCAGTTGTAGAGGCGGTGCAACTTGAGCAGGTCGCTGTCACTGAACTCCATGCGCTgtccaatgacatcactgaaaGCAGGGATCTTGGTGACGATAGTGGGCTCTGTGCCATTCTGGAAGGCATTTTTACTGTAGTGCATCATTGAGCCATAGTCATAAGGCACACCCAAAGAGCTGGAGGTGGTGTCGTTGTAGGTGTTAAAGTTGTGTTCTTTACCTGCAGATCAGATGAAAAACATTAGAATGCATCATCACAATGTGGACTTGGATATCAGAGGTGTTTCTCATAAAGGCTGCTATGAGCAGGTAAATAAATTAGACATTAACAATGTGATGATCATAGGTCAATGCAGTGCTGATAGCCTGATGTGTTGATAATGGTGCTTGCTTATCTTGTGAGGAGAGCAACACGTGCATGCTTATCACACAAGGAGAATATCAAACACTGCACTCAGCACTTTCCTTTAAGTTATAACATCCTCCGAGTGCTGCTTGGAGAATTTCAATCTTGTATAATGTACTCAGAAGGACATAAATGGTTAATATTCAGAGTAGAAGTGAGAGTTTCAGTACCCTCTGAGATGCGGTCCCACATGATTCTGACGTAGTCATCACGGTCTGCTCTGGACTGCTCATGCCAGAAACCCAAAGCATGCAGGAACTCGTGTTCTATGGTGGCAATGCGGTCACAGTTTGTCCCTATTGACAAGCTCTGCTTCCCAACATGGCGGTTGCCAACGGATGAGAAGCAGCTTTAGAAAAGAACACAGCACAATATCTGTACCGACCTCATTCCAAGGACTGCAGAATTCATAATGCAGTCATCCTTGAGAAAGTTCAGTTTGTCATCTAAACAAGCTGTAACACACTGCTTGCCTCACCCGCCCCCTTTAAAGATAGAGATGTAGTTTGCTTCTCCGCTCCATGGCTTGAAGTCAATACAGGACTTCAGTCGGTACTGCTCAAAGGCTTTAAGGATCACACCTTTTGCATTGATCTCTGCAGAGAGGATGATAAATCACTTCtattaaagatgaaaaaaaaataacttcatAATTCCCTTTTAAGAATGACGATAATGCCCTGTTAAATTATTAAAGCCTGCTAAGGCTCTAGATTATGTCCACTCCTATAAGGCTCACATTTCTGACTCAACACAGCATCAACTATGAATGGCcgaacatcaaacacacagacagtaagGAGGAATGTACAAGTAAAAACACATCAATTTTAGAGTATTAAAGGTGTGGAGTGTTTAAATTTACTTACAtgatatagtgtgtgtgtgtgtgtgtgtgtgtgtgtgtgtgtgtgtgtgtgtgtgtgtgtgtgtgtgtgtgtgtgtgtgtgtgtgtgtgtgtgtgtgtgtgtgtacatcttaaataaaagcagaaaatagTACAGGAAGGTCATACTCTTTCATAGAGATACAAATATTGTATCAAtccattcattttctttcaCAACTATCCCACAGAAGTGTTTTCCTGACCCAGCTGAATTTAAATAACTTCTTACCTAAGTCATCTTCCATGTAGTAAGGGATTGTCTTCGGCCACCTGTACTCATCTCCAATTATAGAATTTCGAGTTTGCCTCTGCAGCAGCCGGCAAAAAGCAATCACAAAGATAAGAGGACCACAATGAATTAAGGTTCCTCCACAAAATTCTGTCTTGCAGGTGAAAATTAAAAGTAGTTAAAATTTGCATACCTCATCAAGCACAATGTCTCCCTCCACAAGATTCAGCCCTGCCTCTTTAGACACGGAGTACAAAGAACGTTTATTTACAGGGGGgctgaatgaataaaaaaaaaacgaattctagacacaggaggaagaaaaaggtttttttttacaaaccttCGTTAATGTCGATGATGTCACGGTCCCTTCCACCGTCCACATCATGGTCTTTAAGTGAAGTGAGTTAGTTAGAGAATTTGTATTggacgtctgtctgtctgtcttaacGTGAGGAAAAACACTTACCTAACAATTTTGCTGTGGGCTGAGCAatataaaaagacaaaatgtagttattatttatttacaaatgtaTTCAAATCAATATTTATAACTTCAGTACAGACTGTAAATTTTCTCACCAAGCAAAGAGTTGCACCACAAAGAATGCATACAACGTGAAGAAGAGCAAACACAACCGTAGGTTTCCTTCCTGCCATGTCCTCAAATCGTCCTCTACATGGGAGCGTGCAGGTGAAAGTTACTGAGCTCTAAGAGACAGAAGTGAGGTGTCCTAATTAAAATGCACGTGATTACAAGTCAATAACTGACAGAGCGAGACAGAGTCTGAGTTACACAACAACCTCTGCCACCTACCAGCAAATCTTTACACATTTGCAAGGGGCAAAGCAGCCATAAAGCCCAGTGACCTGCTGTCGGACAAGTTTTTTTATGCACTCATACCTAAATATGCTTATCGCTTATTGCGAAGGTGTGGACCGTCATACTAACATGTAAGGAGTGTGTCTGAAAAGCTTTGTCTGTTTGACTGAGGGCAGGGATGAGCAACAAACACAATCCAACAATGTGGCACCTTGCTGCTTTGTGCTTGCTAACCTTGCTCCCTCCCTTGACCACCACTTTGCTCTCTAATTTCTGTCACTCATTGAGCTATAGGGTTAAGGTTTGTAGCATCCAACAAATCCTTTAAAAAACCTGCTGGCATGGAGAGTTATTTAAAGCTCATTACAAGCCAAAGATTAGTTTACACTAGATAACCATTACATGGTTTTGGTTTTCTCCCATTCTGAAAAATTCAAAATTCCTCTCCGTCACTGAATGGATTGTGATGACGGCAATGTGTCTGACTTCCAAACACGTACGCACAATACTTGTGGCTTGTTGTTGGCACTGCTTTGTACTATATGATTGCAGAATGGCAAGAAGATTGGGACGTTCTTATCCTTACAAATCCTCAAAAAAGTAAACATGACCCACCATCACCTCATAATGACTTCACCAACCcaacaaaaaagaacacactGACTATTGTCCACACTCACAAGGACTCCTGGCGTTTTACCCTTTAAACTCTAagggttatttttatttttgtttattgtggATGGTTGTATTTTAGCAGGTGGTGTGCTGCACAGTCCACCACATAGTTTTCACTGTTAACCAGATGCTGTTGTTTCCTTCTCCACATCTTACCATCACACCtgcactaaaataataatactttggatttacttaaaaaaacgTATGTAATTTTTTTACACCTAAATTTAttagtttttcttaaattaAATGTAGGACCTGGTTTGCATTCTCATTCACTGGTTTACAATATTGGTTATTGTAATGACCACACACCATATTTACATAATTTTTTCAGTTATACTTAATATTACTATAATTCACTACATTAAAGTAGATTTTACTTTGATGTAATTGTTACATGCAATTTTATTTAGTTCTCTCAAGTTAACATCTTTGATTCAGAACTGTAAACTGCCAGAAACAAGCCAAAATGTCACTTAATGCAGGTCATTACATTTTATTATCTTAAACCTAAACAAGTCAGACTATTGATGTAAAGGACTATAAACAGTACTAACAATACTTGTTCAGTCACTGATAGTAAATTTATATAAGAACTGCAGGAAGAAACCGACAAAGACATCACAAAGTCAAGAAAACCTTAGCCTTGGCTACCATTAAAGATGgaggtgaaagaaaaaaacatgaaaagctGCACTGTTTTTCAGTATAGGAAGCAGTTTTTATCACctgttatttacatttttgacaCATATGGAGAAAAATTTTCAACCTAATGGCGCAAAGTACAGCAGATTTGATTGGTCAATACAACCCatactgcagacagacagacagacagacagacgtctGTTCTTGGATGTAAAACTAAAAGTTGATGGTGCTTGTGCTCTTGCCGGCAGGAAAGGTTGCTTGGACATTAAGAGGAGCAGCTTTATGGCAGCACAGATGTTTAATTTGTCCTGCAGATGGCAGTAGAGATAGCCAAAGTACATGGTGGCTGAAGATAACCATGATGCACACACTGAAAATTTTCATATTAAAGTTCACTTTGTAATATTTTGTTGGTGATGTTGATGTATTCCTCCAGAGGTGAACACATTTCTGTGTTctcagtatttatttatttatttttttatggcTTTTAAGCCTGACTCCAAAGAGCAGCATATCATAGTGCCATTGATTGTAGTGGAACTAGGACAAACCAGGAGGAAACCATCCCACAGCTGTCACATTTGTGCAATCTTTGTGCGGCTTGATGGTGTCATATTTTGGCCTTTGGTGATTACATATTGATATTTTCCCGTCTCTGCTTTATATTACTTAAAAAGAGGGTTCATGGGATGGATGGAACTAATGAAGCTGAACTGATGTAACTCGGGCTCtggccgttttttttttttttgttttttttactgtgacttAAACACAGCAGTGAGATCAAACTTTTAATACAACAAAAGTGCATAAAACAAAAAGTTGTTTAAGATAAAAAATGGAGGAAGCATGTCCAACAACGGTTTCAGGAGAGTAATAGGGTTATGcaaatgttatgtttatgtCCTTCCTAGGCCCTTTCATTCTGCTTTGTATTAATTAAGAAATATATTTGAATGTATTTCCCTGCATTTTACAATGTGTAGCAGGGTCGACTTAGTCATTAGCCTTTGATCTGCTGCCTGATCTCAGTTTGCCTCCACTGGAAAACCCCAGCACGTGTGTAGATAAAGTGAATCATTATAGGAAACTGCAGCAGCATTTGCAGTCAGCCTACATTTGATGTTTTCAGTGGTGATTCAGGTTTGGTTGACAAATTCTTATGAATGTCAACTACATTCTGCAGCTGTAGCTACATGATGATTAATGTAAAGCATATAACTGGAGGGTTTAAAGAGAAAGTGAGTTATTGCCAGGCATGGAAtcgtttgtatgtgtgtgtgtgaagtgtggaAGTCAAAGAAATGTAATATGTGCCCTTCTTGTGTCACAGTTAATCAGGTTTATACCTGACAACGGACACAGACacgacaaagaaaaacacagaggaatgaATTTCACAGCACTCCTTATATGTATAAATCAGAAGTCTGAACATGACGTGAATACAGTTAAGATAAAGCTGGACCAAAAACGTTAGACAGAAAATTAAACAGAAGTCACCATGTTATCATGCACATTATCATTGGCAGTCAGTTACCCCGCATCACCCTGTATAGaacttttttatgtatttagaaAAGTTGCAAATGAGTAAAATGATCTTTATACAGGCATCTGCAGACAGTGCATTTATCAGCTCTTCTCTGGCATTGATCCGTCTCAGCACAGCAAGAATTCAGACCTTCCACCACTGCTTTCATAGCAAGCTCGCTGCCTCTCATTGATCTAACCATCAGAGAATGTGTATCTGTATATCTCtcctgcatttatatttttgaatttaCATATGTATTAGATCTCACACAGCATGTGGTGTTGAGGTTACGGTATTCCAAGTGATCAGGCTACTTCTGGAAGGGGATCATTGGAATgttaatgaaataaatacaacacaaaaatCCAAAAAGGTCAGTAACTAGGTTTTTCACAGTTGTGAAAAAGTGTGTGCAGAAATGCTGTAGTTTGACTTTTGAGTTACTCAATGTAAGATTTCAAAggagtttttaattttttatcatGGAATGACAAAATAAGAatgaagatatttttaatgaagaaacTACTGGAGAGAGCGTGCGGTAGCAAATGCACAAGCAGCGAAGAATTGTAATTAAACGTATACATAAAAACTATTGGTGTTGATTGACTATGTGAGATGAGTTTTCAAACGGTGTCGCCCTAGGTGTTGCAAACTAAATTGCATTAACAATGAATTCACTACCAACATTAATTGTTTCTCATTAATTGTTCTGCTGAGCACCTCAACATCAAACTTAATAAGGTAAAGTCTTCCTGCCTACAAATACAATTGATAGCCGGAGGCTTGGTGGTAGTTTAAACCTGAGCGTCTGGCAATAATGGCCGGTGTAAGCtcattatgtgtttatgtgtcctACCATTTAACCCTCAGGCATctactttaatttactacccttttgtgtgattaagaacaaaaaaatgtccacttccaaaaaaactTATcacattaatgtgtttttctgcataaatctcttaaacaacttcagccctgctcaaagcTACCAAACATTAAAGCCTTTTGAggaaatttaaccctttaaatgccagtttgattacttgatgtcacttttttttttaattgaaaaacataaaacattttgtCCTTAGTGACATGAAAAGGTAGTAAATTAGTTTCACAGTGTTCTATTGATGCATtagattaaattaaaatttgaaTAGCCTATTAAACTTTGTCATGAGAGAGTCTTTGTGCCATATTcaccaacacagacaaaatggtggccaggtaaaaaGATGCAAAAATTCCCAAATGGACAGAAATGTCCATAATGATGCCTGAGggttaaatctgtttttttgttttgtttatgccAGCTGACGGGTTTCTGTGGGTCTTTCCCTGCTCTGAATTCCATTAAGCTGAATTTAAAAAATCTCATCTCACTGGGCTGGCAGTGACTTCAATCAGTGGTACAGTATGTGGCTGGAAGCAAGAACACATTTAGACCTCTTTCTTCTCATGATGTACTGATGTGGGGTGTTTTTGGTCCATTAGACTGCTGTTTGTTGATCTCCAGATCACAAATTCAAATACATCCAAAGGAGAACTGCAACAAAATATGTTGCATAAAAGCTTCATGAGTAACAGCTACATTTTATTATATGAAATCACCACAGATACTCAGCTAATACTGCTGCACATCCTTTAGAAGGACAGTTTTTGCATCTTTAGTGTGAACACACTAGTCCTTGGCAAGTCCTTTGCCAAACAAGTTCTCAACAAAGCTTTCAGCGCAAGGATGCAAGGATGCTCGGGTTTGAATAGGAAGGGCGCCTTTCACGCAACCACACAACCTAACACATAGCATGTGAAGGTCAGCTGCTCCTCATGCCTCATGAAGGTGAACTGTTAAACTACATGTTTGCACAAATAAACACGGTTTAATATTCCACCTGATCCTCTGTATATATGCAGGCAGGATGCTGCTTTTCCTCACAAGGTAAAGTTTGTGCTCAATGCTTATTCGGTATTCCCAGCAGACCACTTTGATGTCCATGCTGTGTTTTATCTAATCGTGAACGTTCCTTTCTCTCTACCCTCTGTGGCTATCACAATTAATTCGTTGACAACACCATTACACTTTGAATGGAGCTTTCATCTCAAGCTTTGGCTCAATCTGTTCCAGCCTCCATCTGTGTGttggtttatatatatatatatatatatatatatatatatatatatatatgtgtgtgtgtgtgtgaattcacatgtgaaggaaagaaggagagcAAGTGGCATGCAATGCAATATTTTCACTGAGTGTAATTCTTTTGAAGATAATTCATCCCTGCTTTCAAGGTGTGACAAACTGGATTGTTTCCCGTTCTGCATTTTCTGAGACAAATTCGAAATTAATTTTCAAGTGCCACCATGTGTGCCTTTGACCCACTGTGATTT
This sequence is a window from Parambassis ranga chromosome 17, fParRan2.1, whole genome shotgun sequence. Protein-coding genes within it:
- the mep1bb gene encoding meprin A subunit beta — encoded protein: MAGRKPTVVFALLHVVCILCGATLCLPTAKLLDHDVDGGRDRDIIDINEEAGLNLVEGDIVLDERQTRNSIIGDEYRWPKTIPYYMEDDLEINAKGVILKAFEQYRLKSCIDFKPWSGEANYISIFKGGGCFSSVGNRHVGKQSLSIGTNCDRIATIEHEFLHALGFWHEQSRADRDDYVRIMWDRISEGKEHNFNTYNDTTSSSLGVPYDYGSMMHYSKNAFQNGTEPTIVTKIPAFSDVIGQRMEFSDSDLLKLHRLYNCTQGSTFLDSCDFERENICGMIQGHGDQADWVRLARATGGPDTDYSNMGKCTGSGYFMHFNTGTAKTGDTALLESRLLYPKRGYQCLQFFYYNSAEPSDTLKIYVREYDKAHPNGTLRFIKTIEGSPQNLWQLHHVSLDVKLKFRIVFEGTKGGSGASAGGLSLDDINLSETTCPEFIWRVKNFSHVMENTPLNTPIFSPPFTSKEGYTFQMSLYPSGKEGYPGELSAYAHLVAREGDTGKTWPCPWKQMTMMLMDQHPHIQKRMSNQRSVTTDPNMKATGSDQLFWDDPQKVGVEVTDTDGSKYYRGPGAGTPVYLTHLRAKSRDFIKGGDAIFLLTMEDVSHLTVSQPLPSTTPPPVSSTTPDVCLNVKCQNGGVCVLDTDKAACRCVVGDDWWYYGDSCQYKGSVMDKNTLALASSLSVLGVMLVVTAVSVICVKKKYKKRSSSDLVMGNVYASGKF